The genomic DNA tgattcagaaggggaacaaaaagaggaagcgttggacgcctcctaatcccaaaggtaaaggcaaggaaaagagttccggtggtgagtcctcgggctctaagctaaagccagcacctaaggccaaatctggccctacttctgaagatgaatgcttccactgtcatgaaaagggacattggtctaggaactgcaagaagtacttggaagaaaagaagaagaagaagggaagtgagacttccacttcaggtataaatgttatagaaataaatattgcattatcttctagtgaatcatgggtatttgatactggatcgatgattcacacttgcaaatcgttgtagggtctaagtgagactagaagatttgcaagaggcgagttggacgttcgggtcggcaatggcgcaaaggttgcggtgttggcggtcggcacctaccacttgtctctaccctccggattagttttggaattaaataattgttattgcattcctgctttgagcaagaacattatttcttcttcatgtttggaagaagttggtgattttaagattgtaattgagaacaaacgttgttctatcttttgcaatggtattttttatgctcattgtccattggtgaatggattatatgttcttgatcttgaggataaatctgtctgtaacattaatactaagaggcttagaccaaatgatttgaatcccacttttatttggcattgtcgcttaggtcatataaataagaaacgcattgaacaactccataaagatggattgttaagctcatttgattttgaatcatttgacacatgtgagtcttgtttgcttggaaagatgaccaaagcgcctttcactggtcagagtgagagggcgagtgacttgttgggacttgtacataccgatgtatgtggaccgatgagctcaatagccagaggtggttttcagtacttcattactttcactgatgactttagtagatatggctatatctacttaatgaggcacaagtctgaattgtttgaaaagttcaaagaatttcagaatgaagtacaaaatcaattaggcaagacaattaaatttctgcgatctgatcgtggaggagaatatttgagccttgaatttggtgatcatttgaagcaatgtggaattattccgcagctaactccgcccggaacgcctcaatggaatggggtatccgaacggaggaaccgaaccttgttggacatggttaggtccatgatgagccaagctgatcttccattgtcattttggggttatgctcttgaaactgctgcgttcacactgaatagggttccaagtaagtctgttgagaagacaccatatgagatatggactgggaagcgtcccggattatcttttctcaaagtttggggatgtgaggcttatgtcaaacgtttgatgtcagataagctcactccaaagtcagacaaatgtttctttgtgggggtatcctagggaaaccaaatgatattatttttacaataaggcggaaggcaaagtgtttgtcgctcgcaatggtgttttcttagaaaaggagtttctctcaaaaggatttagtgggagcaaggtgcaacttgaagaaattcaggaaacacccgaaactgtttcagcacccactgaagatccacgggatgtgcaagatgttgcacaacccgtagttgaggcaccagccccacgaaggtctataagggcacgtcgcgctactgacaagctcaacctccttattacggaggagcgccatgtattattgatggaaaatgatgagcccttgacctacaaagaagcaatgatgggacccgactccgacaaatggcttgaagccatggaatccgagttaaaatccatgcatgataatcaagtttggaacttggtcgattagattgacagtgtaagacctgtcgactgtaagtggatttttaagaaaaaattagacattgatggaaatgttcacatctataaggcacgattggtggcgaaaggtttccgacaaattcaaggtgttgactatgaggaaacctttttgcccgtcgcaatgctaaagtctgttcggattctcctagcaattgccgcatattatgactatgagatatggcaaatggatgtcaaaaccgctttccttaatggacatctaagtgaggatgtgtatatgacacagcctgaaggttttgtcgatcctaaaaatgctgggaaaatatgtaagcttcagaggtccatctatggattgaagcaagcatctcggagttggaatattcgttttgatgaagtagtcaaagggtttggcttcatcaagaatgaagatgagccttgtgtttacaaaaaggctagtgggagcgcacttgtatttctggtcctatatgtggatgacatattactgatcggaaatgatattccaatgcttgaagccgttaaaacctcattgaaaaagagtttttcgatgaaggatttaggagaggcggcttatattctgggtattaggatctatagagatagatcaaaaaggctaattggattgagccaagacacgtacattgacaagatattgaatcggttcaatatgcaagattccaagaaaggtttcttgccaatgtcacatggcattactctaagcaagagtcagtgtgctacgacacctgatgagcaaaagaggatgagtacgattccttatgcttcagccatagggtcgatcatgtatgctatgctttgcacgcgcccagatgtttcctttgctctaagtgttacgagcaggtatcagtcagatttcggtgaacctcactggacaattgtaaagagtatccttaagtacttgagaagaactaaggatatgttcctaatatttggaggcgaagatgagctccttgtaaagggttacaccgatgctagttttcaaacagacaaagatgactccaaatcgcaatccggttttgttttctgcctcaatggtggggcagtgagctggaagagttccaagcaagatacggtggctgattcgacgacagaggccgagtatattgcagcttccgaagctgcaaaagaagctgtttggatcagaaagtttgtttctgacttgggtgttgttcctagtgcgtccagtccagtggacctctattgtgataatagtggtgccgttgcactagcaaaggagcctagaacaactaagaagtccagacatatactgcagaagtatcacctcatccgtaactttgttgagagaggtgatgtgaaggtttgcaaggtgcacacggattcaaacattgctgatccgttgacgaagcctctcccacaaccaaagcatgaggcgcacatgagatctatgggtattagatacttacatcagtgattctagtgtgcgtgggagattttgtgtcatgagtatgtttatgtaatgataaataattgttatttgttccatggatgattattttacattgattatcaagtatgtgacttgttcgtgaaactctttgttgaaaatgatatgattctaaattatccctagtttatgtcgttgtgtgggacaacaacgacgttgagactagcacatgcattaattgatgatcatgtttcacggatcatggatatggagatatcgaattaatgatgtggacacatgttggtgaacatggtgttggattgacccactccaagacaatgttgggattgttattttgtatgtgccatcagttgttcttgagtgttatacctactgaatccttagacctgagatcaccattgtttctcactgtgtgtagtggtgcatcttggggctactaaacgctactccattactgggtagttacaaaagcagcttacaggtatgtcatgaaacatggaatgggatgtgagcggatcaagatggaatttgcccctcctagataacgggagagatatctctgggcccctcgagatagttggatttgaaagtgcatggccatgccaaagtgattaaagagttaatcatgatgactaaaggttagttatgaatagaatccactattagatcgagagaatggtcgagctatcacaaaggtggcacgcatctcgctttgagcttgactgatatcgtgtggcaaagggatcggtgtatgagtatatctatggttcggccgatatgatctttatgtgtatttgtgagtcactatgccctgctaggtgccgctattgacttgtgattcggaaatgatttccgatcacgaccacctacacatgaacctaacgggtcacacacttaaggggtttggaatgttggaaagcttgcatgtatgattgtctctagtgcaagtgggagattgttggtgatatgcccaagagcccatcatcgcaatacggtttaaaggcccaagtggatattgatccaagagggattagggttactaatgggcctatgagatagaagcccattagtacgccctatatatatgagggaggggctaggggggcgatgacctgagccgcgccacctccctagccgccgccctccctctctctcggccgccgcccttgccgtgcgtgcggtgctagcacaccgacgcccggtgtttcatccccgtacgtgtggactccgtggaggcgctgctgcgactgctgcgctgatcggctgctgggatcaagtacgaggagctcggttcgtgggacgtgatcgactacttcctctacatcgacgcgcgacttcttccgctgcgctgcgcgtctagtggtaacgatctatgatcttctactcgcaagtatcttgggtttatgcggtagtgatgctagcgtagcctacccgtttcccttcagccgctgcggcgcggcggcttGGGCCCAGTCGCGGCTGGGGCGGGAGCGACCGTCGTCGGCGCTTGGCTGGGGGCGGGGGCGTCCGTCGCCGGCGCTGGGCTTGGGGGCGGGAGGGGCCGACGCCGCCTCTTCTTCCTGCGACGAGAgggccgtcgccggcgctggGCTTGGTTGCGggagcggccggcgccgcctcttCTTCCTGTGACGAGAGCGCCGTGCCCTGGGGTCTGGGCTCCCGTGAACCTTGCGTCCCGAGGATAAGAGGCAAGGGTAGTTTGGTCACTTCGCTTGCcccggaaaagaaaaagaaaataaaaaatgaatgagaaaaaagaaaataggaagAAACACAAATAGAATAATTCGCAGCAAGGGTGTCAAATTCTGAAAGGCGCGCGAATTCATTATCACATTGCCATGCTATGTTATTGATGTTTAGATCAGCAAAAATATGTAATTTACAGATGCCATGTTCAAAAGCAGATGTTTCAAAGAAATTGGGTGTATGTCTCAACTGCATCTCCGAATTGCCCATATGTAGCCTGATTTCTGGCTTTGGTTATCCCCTTGAATCCATTTGCCAGTCTGATCTAGAGTAGCACCAACAATTGTTTCAGCATCAGTGAACTGCTTCTGAGCACTCAGTATTTGAGCTAAAAGAAGCCAGTGCAACTCCTCAGTGTTACAGTATATCAAAGGCCCATATGGCCCATGTTGGCTCAATATAGAGACTCTCCATCCCTAATGGCAGATTGTCTTCTCTAATCTCCAAGGTTAGTAACATGGAATCAGAGcaaaaattagggttagggttagactAAACTAATCCAATCCCGATCCATTTTTTTTCCTCCCACCCTTCCGCCGTCCGTCGCctcccctgtttttcatcgCGCGCGTCGCCTTCTCTGTTTTTGCCGCACGTCGCGGCTCCCAGAGAGGAGCGGTCGCCTCCATCCATCGTCGCTGCCGGCCGTCGCGGTACGACTCTGCCCCGCCGACTGTCGCGGCGCAGCCCTACCTCGCCGCCCGTCGCGGCCTCCAGCGCTCGTCGCCCGTCGCGCCCTTCCTCGCCGCCAGTCGCGGCCTCCTCCGGCGCCTGTCGCGCCCTACCTCGCCGCCTGTCGTGGCCTCTCCGGCTTCTTTGCATAAAAGAAGCAGGTTATTCTTCTGCTCGGCATTTTCAAGGCTGAGACTGTACAATACTGAAAAATCTTTCCTGTGCATCTTCTTGTCAGCCTTCCCTAGCACTCCCAGTGCCTCACACTGCCAAGCAGTTCTATCTGTTTCAGACACTTCTAACTTGATTAGAAAGCGTGACACCAAGCAACAAGTCTGCAACTCTAGCCACTTGTTCACATTCTGCATATTGGCAATGTCTCTCCGTGCATAGGAAGCACCTTCAGTAAGCATTTGAAGCTAGGGCAAGTTCTTTGAGATGATCAGAATCCTCTCCAGCCTTCAGAATTTGTTTGAGTAGATTCAGGGCACTCAGATCATCTACTTCTGCTAAGTAACACAATACAACATTATATAGCCATTCTCTTTTATCTAACACACCAGTTAACAGCTCTTCAAATTGTCCATCCACATTCAGTGGAATCTGCGGCCTGACATGGCCAGTGCAAAAGGACTCTGCTTTAGAAAAACCACCCAATGCTGATTTTCCAATCGCCGGACGGAAGCGAACTCACGGGCGACGACTCCACGTGGTGGGACCATGCCCACGTGAAGGAGGCgtctccttccttcctcctgTGACCTGTCTCTTTCCCCTtctacttttctttttctctttcatctCCCCCACCCTTCCTCCTGCTTCATGGTGGCGCGCCGTGGCGAAGGGGAGGCgcaacgcgccggcggcggaagggGAGGGCGGCACGATGGCTGCGGGAGGGGCGGCACGATGGCtgcgggaggggcggcgcggcgggccggcggcggcggaagggagcggaggcgaggcgggcggcACGACGAGAaggggcggcgcggtgcggcgggCCGTCAGCGGGGAGGGGTGGAGCGGCAGTGGTGGAGGCGAGCGGAGgcgaggcgcgcggcgcggcggggaggggcggtGCGGCGGGCCCGTGGTGGCGGAAGGGAGCGGAGGCGAGGAGGGCGGCACGACGGGGAggggcgccgcggcgcggcgggctggcagcggggaggggcggcgcagctcgccggagggaggcggcgagccctaggtaagtttttttttaattttttgatgcaacttttttaacaaaaaattttgaccagagtttttttagtttttggagatgcaaattttttttttcaccatgagtttttttgttttggatgaaaaacaatttcttcaaatttttatcTCAAAACTTCTTTGCAAAAGTTTTTTTACCCTGAGTGTTTTTGTTTTGGATGAAAAAaaattttcttcaaattttATCTTAAAACTTTTCCTGTCAAATTTTGTCTGATCaaacttttttctctctctctgaaaaatttctctaaaaaatatttagcagaaaatgacaaaaaaattactaaaaaaGGAAATATTAACGTTGTCGGAAATCGATCGTACGGACGCCAACTAACGGGCGACCATAAACTAGCCCACCCCGAAAAACCACACTTAAACAATTTTGACACTAGACCTTGAATACTTGGGAACGCTGGAAATAATTTTCTTCCAGTTATTATTTTTGTAGCTAACATGCCTTATCCCTTCTCATTTTTTCTTTCATGACTTCGGACATGTAAGCAGACTGGTGAAATATTTTGAGTTCTGGAACTTGCATGGGACACAGTTCTCCGAAAGCACCTACCAGAAATTACATCTTTGATCCTTCATTTTCAGGCAACAGAAGAGCAAGGGTTTGTGAAATTTCCAACTGCAGAACTGTGATACAAATTGGATGAACTATTTGTGGTATACCTTTATACTTACTTTATATATAATATAGTTTCATAATATTCAATATTTCATGATATTTACTTTTGTGTTGTACTATAATTTTTCTGCCCGTAACAACGCACGAACATGGTCGTTGTCTATCTAAAAATTAGGATTGCACTCTTGGTGACCATGGAGGAAGATATAAGTAAAGGTATGTTTTAAATTGTCCCTTCTgtattagattttattttctttagcCACACTACGACAGGGGTTAGTTTAAGCCGTTTGGCCTAGGCCATTAGGTTAGTTACTTAATACTAGGCTTAGCTAAGTCCTAATAGATAGCAAGACCCCAAGTCATCAAGCAGGCTGAGAAGTCATGAAAGCCACTTGCGTgtgctttttctttttcttttttaaaaaaacttagGTGTGCTTGAATTAGACAAAACCCCCTAAAAGATATTTACACCGCCTCAACGGCTTGACACCACTTCATATGACTATGGACTGCATTAAGCGCTGGGAGAAGCAAACAACTCTGTTGAAGCACAAGGACAGGCTCCGCATCATTTCTGCCAAGAATTCAACGAAGAGAGGGTTAAATATCCAAAAGAAAATTAAGAGGTCAAGTGGGTCTCATGCATGCTTCATCAATGGAGTAAAGTGAGTTTCCCTCAAACATCCACTACTAATAGTTTGTCCCCTAAAACAAAGCTGAAATATGGAAATCAATGGTAGTGCAGGAGTACAACACACATCATCACCAAGATGGCTTTCAGGGAGTCCAAAAAGGAGTGAAATAATGGTAGCATATGGCATATTGATCCCAGCAAGATTGCTAAACGGGGCTTCCCTCAATCAAGGTCAAAACCACAATGCTTATGTTTAATGACATGGATCCTCACATCAGTTACATTCTGGAATGTAGCAAATACCAATCAAAGGGCCCGTATGGGTTTGCTTTCACCAACTCTCCGATGCAGCACTGAGTTCATATATCGCAACTGAAACCATGCCTTCAAGTGGATCCCAATCCTGTGGAGAGCAGCTACCTATGCACCCTCCAATACCAAAGAAAAGGGGAAGCACATTTCATGCAATTTGGGAAACATTTCCCTTGTACTGAGAGATGGTAAGTAGTTAGATGAAGGATATCAAAATAGAAACAATAGGTAAGGTTGCTGATTCCACCAAGCTACATCAATTGCTCCCAGGAGCCAGGATTGTAGAACCAAAAGAACAGATCACACCGTACCCTGGGTTAGGGTCAGTTGATCCATCCACCATACTGGCCATTTCATATCAGCATGGCTCTTTGGCCAGTTCATTTCAGCTTATCATGATCAAATGAAAGCAGTGCGCAGTCCAATGCTCTTAGCTTAGAGCTGACATTCTCCCAGCACTTTCTGACTAAATCACTAGCGCACAAGATCCCTCTATTTTCATGATGAGTAAGCAATGATGGAGACAATCAGTCGACTGGAAAACCAAGAAATTTGTTGATCAGTGAAACAACTTGATTGGCATCTCCTGGCATGTAAGGCAGGAGATTATTCAGGTCCATTGACTCAACAGTCTCTTGCAGTGTTTGTGGACGGGCACAGAAAAGGTGCTTCCTGTCGGCAAGTTCTTCCGCTAACTCGCTCTGGTGATTATCCATAAGATCTTCATTCACAACAACAATTAGAGGTTTTCCCAGTCGTAGGGTCTCAAATATGCTTCCGGATCCTGTTAAAATAAAGCTTGTTACCATTGACCTGACTAGAAATCAACATTCAGTGCTATACATCTACTTACAATATTCGTAGAACAACCAAATAAATAGCTCAATTCACAATCAGATAATACATCAATGGGTTAAGAAGTTACAACCACTATATAATTTGATTATCACCTGCATGACTGATGACTAAGGATGCTTCTCTTATGTAGTCAGCAATGCTTGGTGAAAAGGTGAAATAATCAACTTGAAGAGTTGAATTTCCTGAGTCCTATATTTAATAAGAAGAAATTCATTACTTTTACAGTTTTACATGCATATAATCGCAATGAGCCTACAGACTCAATAGGATTGCCGTACAAGCCACCACTTAAAATAAAATTAAGTCAGCAAAAGATTTACAGGTAAGCAGTattgaaaataaagaaaattgtaaaaacacaaaattttctCAAATATAAAGGCCTaatttgacaaaaaaaacaaTAGTCAGTTTCATTATGCGGTACACACACAGTTTACCATACCAGAGTTGACAATAGCAAAGGCACTTAGCACTTATGTGTTGTTTTAGCATTTTTATTTGTGAATGCTCATTGTACAATGCTGAGAAACTTAATTGTGAATGCTAGTTACAATAGCGTGGCACTTAGCACTAAGGTGATGGttttagcatttttttttctcaaaccacgcaggagaactgcgcgTCATTTCATTAAGgtagaaaaaaaacaaaggtcTAGACAGACCACACCCGACACCAATAAAAGTGCCGCTTACAACTAATTACATTTGCGCCACAAGTTATGCCGGAAACAACCCAACGACCCCAGGCTTAGGCCAAGGAGGTCAACGACCTAGACACCAACTCCTGGAGCCAGGAAGCCCCAGCAGAACACCAAAGGCTCCCTTCCATACTAACAGACCTAAGAACATCCTGTATACTTGGCCTCttcttttcaaaaacacaaGTATTACGATGTTTCCATAACTCCCAAGCCACCAAGATTATTAAGAAATTAAGGCCCTTGCGAGCTTCTATTGGAGCTGCAGCAACAGTTTTCCTCCACCAGCTTGAAAAGCGACATTACGATGGTTTTAGCATTTTTAATTTGTAAGGTGATGGTTTTAGCAtttttaatttgtaaatatttgtTGCATAAATGCCTATAGAACTTATAGAAGCTCCTTAGATGGTCAAATACTGAAGTCATTTTTATGAATACGACTAACAATGGATTAGCAAAATATAATTCAGCCAAAGGGGATTACCAGGTAAGTATGCCTTCTTCTTATTTATTAATTGAAAAAAATGATGTTACTACTTACTATTGCAAGCTAATTCTATGATTGCAAAGAACTAAGGCCATCTGGAAAATTTTAATACGCAATCAGAACTAGTAAACATCACAAGAGCAAGCCATTTCTCCTTCAAATCCTTCAATATCCCATAGTAATTTACTTTTACCTCCTAGTGTAGAACAATCCAGAGAATCTGCCAATCTGGTAGATATGTTCTTTCATGTCCTATGGCTATATATACCAGCTATCCATGTAACAGATCATCAATTCAATTTTGTCATCTATAAACCTAAAATATAAAGATTAAACAGTGACAAACTCAACTAAAACAATGCAACATAATCAAAGTCTGGATGAATGAATTTCCTCTGGCGTTTTTTTATCCCAATGCATTTACTGTCTTTCTCCGCATCATTTTCTCCTCAGATGCCATAATTTATCATCAAAATGTCTTAATGCAATTTGATTCCACATGTGAAGAACAACTACCATCTAGGATATCAGCTACAAGATCTCTAATCTCAACTCATCGGCTACAAAATGTTAGTCTATCAGTATTCCATTATATAATAGAACTTGCCAAGAGTACAGAGAAAATTGTTACCTTAGATGGCATGTATGTGCCTCGGCCCATTTGAATCAGGAGATCGGTGTAACCCTTACGCAGTAAGGCTTCTTTCACTTCCTCGGAATCTACTGCCTTGACAAGAGCATCGAAGCATGTAGTTCCTACGGTGACAAACACCACTCGCCTTTCTCTGCTTCCCATTTCTTCTCCAATACCCTATGACTATGAGTGTCAGTAGACCCAATTACACCTTCAGTCAGCCATTGCAGTATGGAACCAAGATCTGGGAACATGCACTAAACCCCAGAACCCTTCTACACATATAAATCGTACTACCGCGTTCAATGGCATCCTCAGTTTCTTGCCGTCTATCTGATCCGATGATTAAAACTCAGAGCAGGCCTTACCTCGACtgatccgccgccgctggcgcccgGAGGAGATTTACCTCTCCACCGCCGCGGGGTGCTCTTGCGAGCCGGCTGCGGTGGGAACTGAAGAAGTGAAGAGGGGGCAGCCGAGCGGCGAGGGCAACGGCAGATCAGCTGGCCAGCGCGGAGAGGACAAGCGAAAAGACTTTCTTACTCCTGCTTTAAACCAATACACGGTGCACTCTCTCCTTCTACCTCTATGACCAGTGGGATCCACACATCTTCTTccacctccttcttcctccaaaGGCAGCGCTCCTCAGCTGCGACTGGGGCGCCCGCGCTCCTCAGCCACGACCTGACCCCCATCGTCGATGAGCCTTCTCCGCCTGAGCTCCGCCCCAACCGAGCCGCGGGCGCCATCACCCTCAACTGCCGCTGCCCCTCCCTGCCCCGTTCTCCGCTGCACATGCGCAGGAGCGCCTCTGCGGCCGGCCGCCAGCGCACACACGGGGCGGCACGCGAAGAGCTGGCACATGCGCGCCTACTTCGGTGCGGCGTTCGCATCGGCACTGACCTGCACGCAGCAGCGCGCGGCGACGGAGGCCGGCCGGTCCGtggccccggcggccggcggcgcggggtgaTGATGCATGAATTCCGGCGATGCGCGGCCGTGGAGGGGAAGGAGGCCGCGGAGCGCGTCACGCTGTTGCCTTATCCGCGTTGTCTCTCTCTGCTCTCGCTCGGGCCCGACCTTATCTCCTTCTTCCTTTGGTCGACTAGCAGCCACCCGAACAGAGTCGCTCGAGCAGagcagaccgccgccgccccttccatCGATCTCCTCCCTCTGGCCGCCTTGCCTCGATTTCTTGCGCCCAGACGttccccacctcctcctccagcttctCCAACCCCTAGCCGAACTCCTTCTCGGGCCAATTAACGGCAATCGAAGCTGCAGACTGCCATGAACAGTAGCTCCGCTCTCACCGTCGAACTCCATCCTCCGGCCACCGTTTCGCCAACCCAACGACTCAAATCGACTGTAAGTTATCTCCTAAAGCTGATGCTCTCCACGTTCCACTGTGTTCACTAACTTTCCACGCTCGTTCTCACTCCATGCCGCCCCGTCGCCGGCCATCCTCACCGCCGGCGGAATCAGCTCGCCGCGGAGGTGGGTCTGCACGCGGGCGCGCTCCGGGGCATCTGCAGCGGCGAGGAAGAAGCTGCTGGACATTTGCAGCGGTGGCCATGAGCTGGAAGGGAGTGGCATGAGGTTGAAGACAaccctgacatgtgggtcccacacgTCAATGGCAGGTGTCGGGCACCAccattagggacaccctaatctgggtactaagatcaccctaaaaaatGCAAATACATGTTAGGCGACTGAGCCCATGAAGgcgactgagcccacgaagaCCCACGGCCTCTttccaatccggaagaaaggaaagaactcaaagaagcccagcatgcggcccatctgcgcccatcgggaccctcgactaCGCCCCGCATCTctacctcgctcgagggtagcgaatctaccctcgagcgggcaaaacatctctgcctcgctcgagggtagcgaacctttgccttgct from Panicum virgatum strain AP13 chromosome 7N, P.virgatum_v5, whole genome shotgun sequence includes the following:
- the LOC120682570 gene encoding UDP-N-acetylglucosamine transferase subunit ALG13 homolog, whose translation is MGSRERRVVFVTVGTTCFDALVKAVDSEEVKEALLRKGYTDLLIQMGRGTYMPSKDSGNSTLQVDYFTFSPSIADYIREASLVISHAGSGSIFETLRLGKPLIVVVNEDLMDNHQSELAEELADRKHLFCARPQTLQETVESMDLNNLLPYMPGDANQVVSLINKFLGFPVD